In the genome of Variovorax sp. PAMC26660, the window GCCGCCCGGCGACTTCCGCAACTGGGACCGCGACGCGTGGATCAAGGCGGTCGACGCCAACATGCTCACGCCCATCGAACTGATCAAGGCCACGGTCGACGGCATGGCCAAGCGCGGCTTCGGGCGCATCGTGAACATCACGTCGAGTTCGGTGAAGTCGCCCATCGACATCCTGGGTCTGTCGAACGGCGCGCGCAGCGGCCTGACCGGTTTCGTGGCCGGCGTGGCGCGCACGCCCATCGCGGCGCAGGGCGTGACCATCAACAACCTGCTGCCAGGCTCTTTCGACACCGACCGCCTCAAGGGCACAATGGCTGGTGCGGCCCAGAAGTCGGGCCAGGACTTCGACACCGTGTGGGAAGCCCGCAAGAAGAACATTCCGGCCAGGCGCTTCGGCACGCCGGCCGAGTTCGGCGCCATCTGTGCTTTTCTCTGCAGCATGCAGGCCGGCTACATGACCGGCCAGAACGTGCTGGCCGACGGCGGCGCCTACCCCGGCACCTACTGACCCATCCGCACAGGCGCGCATGAGCGGGGAGGCCTTCCGGCAGATCACCCTGGTGTCGGTCACCGGCCTGCCCGACGCGCGCGGCGCGGCGATGGCCCTGCAACTGAGCCAGTCGCAGATGCCCGGCACCTGCGCCTTGCTGTGCAGCCCGCAAGCGCCCGACGACCTGGCGCCGGGCATCGGGCACGTGGCGATCGCGCCGATGAACTACCACGAGTACGGCTGGTTCATGATGTTCGCGCTCTGGCGCGTGGTGCAGACAGACTTCGCACTGGTGGTGCAGGACGACGGCTGGGTCGTCAATGCCGCCAACTGGAGCGACGAGTTCCTGGGTTGCGACTACATCGGTGCGCCGATCCACCTGGCGAAGATCGATTCGCCGCAGGGCACGTTCTGGCGCAACAGCTTTGACTGGGCGCAGGAACTGCACAAGACCGACCACATCGTCACGCCGATCCAGAACGGCGGCTTCAGCCTGCGCAGCCGGCGCTTCATGAAAGCACTGGTCAATCATCCGCACATTCGCGTCGAGATTCCGCCGCCCGATGTGGTGGAGGGCGATCCGCTCAGGATGCATTGGCAGCACAACGCGCTGCTCGAAGACGTGCAACTGAGCGGCGTGCTGCGTCCGACCCTCGAAGCCGTCGGCATGCGCTTTGCTCCGCTGGAGCTGGCGCGCAGCTTTGCCATCGAGCATGCGGGGCCGCAACTGCACCACGGCTACGACGCGATGCAGCTGTTCGGCCACCACGCCAAGGTGCGGCAATTGGTGAGCCTGGCGCCGCTCACGCTGCGTTCGCTGATTCCGTTGTCGCAGCTCGATAGCTGGTACGGCGAGCGCGAGATCCTGCAGATGTTCGAGCGCAACGGTTATCTCATCGAGTTCGCGCCCGAGCCGCCGCCGCATCAGGCGTGAGTCGAGGCGGCGCCTGCATGGCCGCCGACCTGGCGGGCAATGTCCCGCACCATCGCGAAAGTGCCAAACGTGGCACGATGCGCCTCTTCTTTTTCTGCGTGTGGAGACAGTAACGATGATCAGCAAAGCCGTCCGTATCGACCGTCATGGCGGTCCCGAAGAACTGAAGATCGTCGAGGTCGAAGTCGGTGAACCCGGCCCCGGCGAAATCCGCATCCGTCACAAGGCGGTGGGCCTGAACTTCATCGACACCTACCAGCGCAGCGGGCTCTATCCGTTCCAGATGCCGTTGCAGCTCGGCATGGAAGCCTCGGGCGTGGTCGAGGTGGTGGGCGAAGGCGTCACGCACCTGAAGGCCGGCGACCGCGCCGCCTATGCGAGCCAGCCACCGGGCGCTTACAGCGAGTTGCGCGTGATGCCGGCCAAGAACGTCTGCAAGCTGCCCGACGACATCTCCTTCGAGACCGGCGCGGCCATGATGCTCAAGGGCCTGACCACCCAGTACCTGCTGAAGAAAACACTGCCGGCCGAGGGCCTGCAGCCCGGCGACTTCATCCTGTTCCACGCAGCCGCCG includes:
- a CDS encoding SDR family oxidoreductase gives rise to the protein MDLGIAGKTALVCGASKGLGYGCAEALVREGVNVVIVARGTEALDAAAKKLAEAAGGAGASGPFVKHVAADITTEAGRAAVFALGHDFDIVVTNAGGPPPGDFRNWDRDAWIKAVDANMLTPIELIKATVDGMAKRGFGRIVNITSSSVKSPIDILGLSNGARSGLTGFVAGVARTPIAAQGVTINNLLPGSFDTDRLKGTMAGAAQKSGQDFDTVWEARKKNIPARRFGTPAEFGAICAFLCSMQAGYMTGQNVLADGGAYPGTY
- a CDS encoding DUF5672 family protein encodes the protein MSGEAFRQITLVSVTGLPDARGAAMALQLSQSQMPGTCALLCSPQAPDDLAPGIGHVAIAPMNYHEYGWFMMFALWRVVQTDFALVVQDDGWVVNAANWSDEFLGCDYIGAPIHLAKIDSPQGTFWRNSFDWAQELHKTDHIVTPIQNGGFSLRSRRFMKALVNHPHIRVEIPPPDVVEGDPLRMHWQHNALLEDVQLSGVLRPTLEAVGMRFAPLELARSFAIEHAGPQLHHGYDAMQLFGHHAKVRQLVSLAPLTLRSLIPLSQLDSWYGEREILQMFERNGYLIEFAPEPPPHQA